Proteins encoded in a region of the Candidatus Eisenbacteria bacterium genome:
- a CDS encoding APC family permease has protein sequence MPPENMEPGWIRGVSRFFEVVIGPARRLTDPQLFHKLSLAAFLAWVGLGADGLSSSAYGPEAAFLALGENTFLAIPLAILTALTVFIIAASYVRIIERFPAGGGGYVVATKMLGPTAGVVSGSALLVDYVLTVAISLAACSEAIFSLLPHGLHFAILPFTFALLGLLTVMNLRGVRESVAVISPIFLLFIVTHTVGIVAGLILNWNQIPVEIAHLREQSGHSVQQYGWLALAMLLFRAFTLGGGTYTGIEAVSNGVPMLREPKVETAKITMRYMAVSLALIAAGILVNYLLYLVQPVPGKTLNAVLWSAVVEHAFPPGHIVGKILVAITLLGAGTLLFVAAQTGFLGGPRVLVYMSFDRWVPSRFGNLSERLVTSNGVLFIALSAAFVLLVTQGEVHLLVVLYSINVFLTFSLAQLGMVRDAFHLRREGQNWKRALTISTLGFIVTGSLLLGTVGFKFMEGGWATLLATGSIVAVCMSIRRHYENTAQTLSRLDESLLTVPMPEKEPTVVPLKKNAQTAVLTVVSFGGLGIHSLLNIFRVFPGQFKQVMFISVGAIDSGKFKGIEEIEALKKQTEAELQKYVDFARKLGLPADYRCAIGTDIVDELEQVCLKVSEEYPKAVTFGGQLVFQKERSYLRWLHNQTCPALQRRLAFHGLPMVILPVRVY, from the coding sequence ATGCCCCCGGAGAACATGGAGCCGGGCTGGATCCGCGGCGTCAGCAGGTTCTTCGAGGTCGTCATCGGGCCCGCGCGACGGCTGACCGATCCGCAGCTCTTCCACAAGCTCTCGCTGGCGGCCTTCCTCGCGTGGGTGGGGCTCGGCGCCGACGGCCTTTCGTCGAGCGCGTACGGTCCGGAAGCCGCGTTCCTCGCCCTCGGCGAGAACACCTTCCTCGCGATCCCGCTCGCGATCCTCACGGCGCTCACCGTGTTCATCATCGCGGCGAGCTACGTGCGGATCATCGAGCGCTTCCCCGCCGGCGGCGGGGGGTACGTGGTCGCGACGAAGATGCTCGGCCCGACCGCGGGGGTCGTGTCGGGAAGCGCGCTCCTCGTGGACTACGTGCTGACCGTCGCGATTTCGCTCGCGGCGTGCTCGGAGGCGATCTTCAGCCTCCTGCCCCACGGGCTCCACTTCGCGATCCTGCCGTTCACGTTCGCGCTCCTCGGACTCCTCACGGTGATGAACCTGCGCGGCGTCCGCGAATCGGTCGCCGTGATCTCGCCGATCTTCCTCCTCTTCATCGTCACGCACACCGTGGGGATCGTCGCGGGGCTGATCCTCAACTGGAACCAGATCCCGGTCGAGATCGCGCACCTGCGCGAGCAATCCGGGCACTCGGTGCAGCAGTACGGATGGCTCGCGCTGGCGATGCTCCTCTTCCGCGCGTTCACGCTCGGAGGCGGCACGTACACCGGGATCGAGGCTGTTTCGAACGGCGTGCCCATGCTCCGCGAGCCCAAGGTCGAGACCGCCAAGATCACGATGCGCTACATGGCCGTGTCGCTCGCGCTGATCGCGGCCGGGATCCTCGTGAACTACCTGCTCTATCTCGTGCAGCCGGTGCCCGGGAAGACGCTGAACGCGGTGCTCTGGTCCGCCGTCGTCGAGCACGCCTTCCCGCCGGGGCACATCGTGGGGAAGATCCTCGTCGCCATCACGCTTCTCGGCGCCGGAACGCTCCTCTTCGTCGCCGCGCAGACCGGGTTCCTCGGGGGCCCTCGCGTGCTCGTCTACATGTCGTTCGACCGGTGGGTGCCGTCCCGGTTCGGGAACCTCTCGGAGCGGCTCGTGACGTCGAACGGCGTGCTCTTCATCGCACTGTCCGCGGCCTTCGTGCTGCTCGTGACCCAGGGCGAGGTGCACCTCCTCGTCGTGCTCTACTCGATCAACGTGTTCCTCACGTTCTCGCTGGCGCAGCTCGGGATGGTGCGCGACGCGTTCCACCTGAGGCGCGAGGGGCAGAACTGGAAGCGCGCGCTCACGATCAGCACCCTCGGGTTCATCGTGACCGGCTCGCTGCTCCTGGGGACCGTCGGGTTCAAGTTCATGGAAGGCGGTTGGGCCACGCTCCTCGCGACCGGATCGATCGTCGCCGTCTGCATGTCCATCCGGCGCCACTATGAGAACACCGCCCAGACGCTGAGCCGGCTCGACGAGAGCCTGCTGACCGTTCCCATGCCCGAGAAAGAGCCGACCGTCGTGCCTCTGAAGAAGAACGCCCAGACCGCCGTCCTCACCGTGGTCAGCTTCGGCGGGCTCGGCATCCACTCGCTCTTGAACATCTTCCGGGTCTTCCCCGGGCAGTTCAAACAGGTGATGTTCATCTCTGTCGGCGCGATCGATTCCGGAAAATTCAAGGGAATCGAGGAGATCGAGGCGCTGAAGAAGCAGACGGAAGCCGAGCTGCAGAAGTACGTGGATTTCGCGCGGAAGCTGGGTCTGCCCGCCGACTATCGGTGCGCGATCGGCACCGACATCGTCGACGAGCTCGAGCAGGTATGCCTGAAGGTGAGCGAGGAGTACCCGAAGGCCGTCACGTTCGGCGGCCAGCTCGTGTTCCAAAAGGAGCGCTCCTACTTGCGCTGGCTCCACAACCAGACGTGCCCCGCGTTGCAGCGCCGCCTCGCGTTCCACGGGTTACCGATGGTGATCCTGCCGGTGAGGGTGTACTAG
- a CDS encoding DUF4139 domain-containing protein: MSPLERWFRTPWRAFTVAAVVASIASFPFLLRGFPALAATGTIRSSGAPELVIYSNDFALVREPKSLSLSQGAGEVTLEGMPQRVDSSSVRLEGAGFRVRRQSYRFDTWNTDRAIRRFLGDSIAYRYGGRRYLGVLAGIDGDDVFIQRRDSADVLMMLKRQQLTEVEFPARFRLRTRPTMEWHLDAEKAGERAATLSYLTSGISWSAEYVAVLAPDEKSVEWTGWALVENRSGASFKDAKVSLVAGEMLRDGEAPDRGVATEPSAGEGPRKTDSDFFAYHAYALPGAVTLDNFGTLNAAIVPATRVAAARSYRYDGARDGSKVRVQLELGGEKGGAFATPLPEGRVRVYASSAVTGQSLVGQDRIQHTAPGERVRVQSGVAFDLVGERTRTAHTRVSRNVTEDAYRIRIRNRGDEAAVVTVVESLYGNWEIAQKSVDVKRRTGDGVEFELKVPPGKESELTYTVRYSF; this comes from the coding sequence ATGTCCCCCCTCGAGCGCTGGTTCAGGACCCCCTGGCGGGCCTTCACCGTCGCCGCGGTCGTCGCCTCGATCGCGAGCTTCCCGTTCCTCTTACGCGGTTTCCCGGCGCTCGCCGCCACGGGCACGATCCGCTCCTCCGGAGCGCCCGAGCTCGTCATTTACAGCAACGACTTTGCGCTGGTCCGTGAGCCGAAATCGCTCTCCCTGAGCCAGGGCGCGGGCGAGGTCACGCTCGAGGGGATGCCGCAGCGAGTCGACTCCTCCTCCGTGCGGCTCGAGGGCGCGGGATTCCGCGTGCGCCGCCAGAGCTACCGCTTCGACACGTGGAATACGGACCGCGCGATCCGGAGGTTTCTCGGCGACTCGATCGCGTACCGCTACGGCGGCCGGCGATACCTGGGAGTCCTCGCGGGGATCGACGGGGACGACGTCTTCATCCAGCGCCGCGACTCCGCGGACGTGCTCATGATGCTGAAGCGCCAGCAGCTCACCGAGGTGGAGTTCCCCGCGCGATTCCGCCTCCGCACGCGTCCGACCATGGAGTGGCATCTCGACGCCGAGAAGGCGGGCGAGCGCGCCGCGACGCTCTCGTATCTCACGTCGGGCATCTCCTGGAGCGCGGAGTACGTCGCGGTGCTCGCTCCCGACGAGAAGAGCGTCGAGTGGACGGGCTGGGCCCTCGTCGAGAATCGCTCGGGCGCGAGCTTCAAGGACGCGAAGGTCTCGCTCGTCGCCGGGGAGATGCTGCGGGACGGCGAGGCGCCGGATCGCGGGGTCGCCACCGAGCCTTCCGCGGGCGAGGGGCCCCGAAAGACCGACTCCGACTTCTTCGCGTATCACGCCTACGCGCTCCCGGGCGCGGTCACGCTCGACAACTTCGGCACGCTGAACGCGGCGATCGTGCCCGCGACGCGCGTGGCGGCGGCGCGCAGCTATCGTTACGACGGCGCGCGGGACGGATCGAAGGTGCGCGTGCAGCTCGAGCTGGGAGGCGAGAAGGGGGGCGCGTTCGCGACGCCGCTACCGGAGGGGCGCGTTCGCGTGTACGCCTCGAGCGCCGTGACGGGGCAGTCGCTCGTGGGCCAGGACCGGATCCAGCACACGGCGCCCGGGGAGCGAGTGCGCGTGCAGAGCGGCGTGGCGTTCGATCTGGTGGGGGAACGGACCCGGACGGCCCACACGCGGGTGTCCAGGAATGTCACCGAGGACGCGTATCGCATCCGCATCCGGAACCGCGGGGATGAGGCGGCGGTTGTAACGGTGGTCGAGAGCCTCTACGGCAACTGGGAGATCGCCCAGAAGTCCGTGGACGTGAAGCGCCGGACCGGCGACGGGGTGGAGTTCGAGCTGAAGGTCCCCCCGGGGAAGGAATCCGAGCTCACGTATACGGTCCGATACTCGTTCTAG
- a CDS encoding S8 family serine peptidase, translating to MRLGLRVVVLALALGLPAASHGSGQPPEELHSYWVFFRDGGPEPAPALAEPSADLTPRALARRARAARERGEAATAIELPAARDLAPSETYVAALERMGARTRTRSRWLNAVSVEAKATALDAIRALPFVSEVLPVAVVTSDGASTSSADSTVTRAAAPRIISCDFLAADAQEQTMMVNVEIAHHSGYRGQGVLICVLDSGFDLSHESLRHLVVREQRDFLRKDRDVSFDPAQDLPRQAYHGTQVLSVLAGYVPERYFVGPAIDAEFLLGKTEDIGSEKQVEEDAWVEAVEWAEARGADILVSSLTYPAWYRPQDRDGRTAVITRAANLAFERGLLIVNSIGNYGPGERTLSPPADAEGVIAVGSVDSQGKISPFSSLGPTWDGRVKPDLVAQGSRVVVAEPGTGKSLTYGSGTSFSNPLVAGCAAIVLSAHPDWGPEAVREALTMTASQASQPDSRLGWGIPDARAAIEYPEIQGDVDLADDPFMKRTEAVVVQWESVGTVDSAAVAPSDTPPRGVTTAVYDGGFQIPNLPRGTYVLRIQAPGYLEAVSEPLQVPPSLFDLNFTLRRP from the coding sequence ATGCGCCTCGGCCTCCGTGTCGTCGTGCTCGCTCTTGCCCTGGGGTTGCCGGCCGCTTCGCACGGCAGCGGGCAGCCACCCGAAGAGCTCCACTCCTACTGGGTCTTCTTCCGGGACGGCGGCCCCGAGCCCGCGCCGGCACTCGCCGAGCCGTCCGCCGATCTGACCCCTCGAGCGCTCGCTCGCCGCGCGCGCGCGGCACGGGAGCGCGGCGAGGCGGCCACGGCGATCGAGCTTCCCGCGGCGAGAGACCTCGCGCCGAGCGAGACGTACGTCGCCGCGCTCGAGCGGATGGGGGCCAGAACCCGAACACGGTCCCGGTGGCTGAACGCGGTCAGCGTCGAAGCGAAGGCAACCGCGCTCGACGCGATTCGTGCGCTGCCATTCGTGTCGGAGGTCCTGCCGGTCGCCGTCGTGACGAGCGACGGAGCCTCCACGAGCTCCGCGGACTCGACCGTGACCCGTGCGGCCGCTCCTCGCATCATCAGCTGCGACTTCCTCGCCGCCGATGCCCAAGAACAGACGATGATGGTCAACGTCGAGATCGCCCACCACAGTGGCTACCGCGGTCAGGGCGTCCTCATCTGTGTCCTCGACTCGGGGTTCGATCTCTCGCACGAATCCCTGCGCCACCTCGTCGTGCGCGAGCAGCGCGACTTCCTCCGGAAGGACCGCGACGTCTCCTTCGATCCCGCGCAGGACCTGCCGAGGCAGGCGTATCACGGGACGCAGGTCCTCTCCGTGCTCGCGGGTTATGTTCCCGAGCGCTATTTCGTCGGACCCGCGATCGACGCGGAGTTCCTCCTGGGCAAGACGGAGGACATCGGGAGCGAGAAGCAGGTCGAGGAGGACGCCTGGGTCGAGGCGGTCGAGTGGGCGGAGGCGCGCGGCGCGGACATCCTGGTCAGCTCGCTCACGTATCCGGCCTGGTACCGGCCGCAAGATCGAGACGGCCGCACCGCGGTCATCACGCGCGCCGCGAACCTCGCGTTCGAGCGTGGCCTCCTCATCGTGAACTCGATCGGGAACTACGGACCGGGAGAGCGCACGCTGAGCCCGCCGGCCGATGCCGAGGGCGTGATCGCGGTCGGCTCGGTGGATTCCCAGGGCAAGATCAGTCCGTTCAGCTCCCTCGGGCCGACATGGGACGGAAGGGTGAAGCCGGATCTCGTGGCGCAGGGTTCCAGGGTTGTCGTCGCCGAGCCGGGAACGGGGAAGAGTTTGACGTACGGCAGCGGCACCTCGTTCTCGAATCCGCTCGTGGCGGGCTGCGCCGCGATCGTGCTGAGCGCGCACCCGGACTGGGGACCCGAAGCGGTGCGCGAGGCGCTCACGATGACCGCGAGCCAGGCGTCGCAGCCGGACTCACGCCTCGGGTGGGGGATTCCGGACGCGCGCGCGGCGATCGAGTACCCGGAGATCCAGGGTGACGTGGATCTCGCGGACGATCCGTTCATGAAGCGGACGGAGGCCGTCGTCGTGCAATGGGAATCAGTGGGGACGGTGGATTCCGCTGCGGTCGCACCGTCGGACACGCCGCCGCGAGGCGTCACCACGGCGGTTTACGATGGTGGCTTCCAAATTCCGAATCTGCCGCGCGGAACCTACGTCTTGCGGATCCAGGCTCCGGGGTACCTCGAAGCAGTCTCCGAGCCACTGCAGGTGCCGCCCAGTCTGTTCGACCTGAACTTCACGCTTCGCCGTCCGTAG
- a CDS encoding cold-shock protein has translation MRKRGTVKWFNEAKGFGFIQQAGGEDVFVHYSAIQGDGFKTLAEGQAVEFEIVEGPKGKQAANVTAV, from the coding sequence ATGCGTAAGCGCGGTACGGTGAAGTGGTTCAACGAGGCGAAGGGATTCGGCTTCATCCAGCAGGCCGGCGGGGAGGACGTGTTCGTCCACTATTCCGCCATCCAGGGCGACGGGTTCAAGACGTTGGCCGAGGGTCAGGCGGTCGAGTTCGAGATCGTCGAGGGTCCGAAGGGGAAGCAGGCTGCGAACGTCACGGCCGTCTGA
- a CDS encoding helix-turn-helix transcriptional regulator translates to MPRRRKPTTDALAIIDRRYYSDPKRRAEAELAYAHACMAQEIYRLRTKAGLTQAQLAARVGTSISAISRLEDADYDGHSLNVLVRVMMALNRRLDWRVVPLQKESPARRRC, encoded by the coding sequence ATGCCCCGCAGACGCAAGCCCACCACCGACGCGCTCGCGATCATTGACCGAAGATACTACTCCGATCCAAAGCGTCGAGCCGAGGCAGAGCTGGCCTATGCACATGCTTGTATGGCGCAGGAGATCTACAGGCTTCGAACAAAGGCGGGCCTCACGCAGGCTCAGCTCGCCGCACGCGTTGGGACCAGCATCAGTGCGATCAGCCGTCTCGAGGACGCGGACTACGACGGCCACTCGCTGAACGTTCTGGTACGGGTGATGATGGCGCTGAATCGCAGGCTGGATTGGCGCGTTGTGCCGCTTCAGAAGGAATCGCCAGCCCGTCGCAGGTGCTGA